One region of Corallococcus silvisoli genomic DNA includes:
- a CDS encoding OmpA/MotB family protein: protein MRTRLVLAALIALSTGCVSQGKFNEKALEAEGLTKNLTDEKAARAAAEAKIQELEAQQAALTQEKTALETRLNASENRLTSAAAERRALEEKNAQLAALNDELARNSKKLAQAKEELEKKSSEYESLAQSLKQEISDGKIELSEMKGRMTVQLKDKILFASGSARVGKEGQEALVKIADALKTVRGRIVRVEGHTDDVPTGGGQFPTNWELSLARAMAVVRSLQDSGVDPTMLSAAGYGQYQPLVPNDTPEHKSQNRRIEIVLAPGLGGR from the coding sequence ATGCGGACACGTCTGGTTCTGGCTGCGCTCATCGCCCTCTCCACGGGCTGCGTCTCGCAGGGGAAGTTCAACGAGAAGGCCCTGGAGGCGGAGGGGCTGACGAAGAACCTCACGGATGAGAAGGCGGCCCGCGCGGCGGCCGAGGCGAAGATCCAGGAGCTGGAGGCGCAGCAGGCGGCGCTGACGCAGGAGAAGACGGCGCTGGAGACGCGCCTCAACGCGTCCGAGAACCGCCTCACCAGCGCGGCGGCCGAGCGCCGCGCCCTGGAAGAGAAGAACGCGCAGCTGGCCGCGCTCAACGACGAGCTGGCGCGCAACTCCAAGAAGCTCGCGCAGGCGAAGGAGGAGCTGGAGAAGAAGAGCTCCGAATACGAGAGCCTGGCCCAGTCCCTCAAGCAGGAGATCTCCGACGGCAAGATTGAACTGTCGGAGATGAAGGGCCGGATGACCGTGCAGCTCAAGGACAAGATCCTCTTCGCGTCCGGCTCCGCGCGCGTGGGCAAGGAAGGGCAGGAGGCGCTGGTGAAGATCGCCGACGCGCTCAAGACGGTGCGCGGCCGCATCGTGCGCGTGGAAGGGCACACGGATGACGTGCCCACCGGCGGCGGGCAGTTCCCCACCAACTGGGAGCTGAGCCTGGCGCGCGCGATGGCGGTGGTGCGCTCGCTGCAGGATTCCGGCGTGGATCCGACGATGCTGTCCGCGGCGGGATACGGGCAGTACCAGCCGCTCGTGCCCAATGACACGCCGGAGCACAAGAGCCAGAACCGGCGCATTGAAATCGTGCTCGCCCCCGGCCTCGGAGGGCGCTAG
- a CDS encoding TonB-dependent receptor domain-containing protein translates to MRTLFCVVCLLLATGAVAQTPDAGTLAGDAGVPTGVLTKPPALLRQVEAAFPPEAAAQQLEGTVVMLIDISETGAVTNVEITQPAGHGFDEAAVEAVKQFQFEPAEVDNVPAPVRIQYAYQFIFRAPEPPPETAADGGVAEPQGPVNFSGRALERGTRKPLVGAEVVLTELDRSTVTDGEGRFSFRGVPVGTHPVIVVLGNYDRFKTQETIEEGKQTQATYYVQKRIFSSFETVVRSNRERKEVTRTTIEVAEVQRIPGTQGDTLKVVQNLPGVARPAFNGGALVIRGTSPQESGVFLDGLRIPLLYHFGGLTSVYNSELLEAVDYLPGNFSSYYGDITGGVINVRSREPRTDRIHATVGVSVIESNAVVEGPITDTLSFAVGGRRSYIDLLLKLVPFDDNSLQVAPRYYDAQAKLVWKPNKKNTFTLQGLTSRDRLALLLDQPADGDPSVNGGLDVTTGFNQLRLRHQFREGKLTLDTHALVGNTLLDFQIGERGLRIASTDLFLRPTVEYAFDDAVTVAGGLDVVANLAKVRASIQQPPREGEPPTPLVTEDLVNIDGKFTQYYPSAWAEVRWRPVKDLLVVPGVRTESYIFTEQQHVKRTVNPRLAVRYALTETLTLKGGAGVYHSPPVQDEPSPGFGNPDLGAKRSLQYSVGAEWQARPEWFVGSEVFYNDLDDLIVRSDARIERNGESVPELLKNGGVGRIYGFELLVRRALTDRLFGWISYTLSRSERRDAPGARWRLFDNDQTHVLTAIASYKLPKGWELGARFRFASGNPTTPVLGSKRDDTTDVFIPYYGLINSQRLPSFNQLDIRVDKTLVFNTWSLDLYLDLTNAYNNQSVEGVAYNYNYSRREFFKGLPILPVLGAKGSF, encoded by the coding sequence ATGAGAACGCTCTTCTGCGTCGTCTGTCTATTGCTTGCGACCGGGGCCGTGGCCCAGACCCCGGACGCAGGGACCCTCGCTGGCGATGCTGGCGTTCCCACCGGAGTGCTGACGAAGCCGCCCGCCCTGCTCCGTCAGGTCGAGGCGGCCTTCCCGCCAGAAGCCGCCGCCCAGCAGTTGGAGGGCACGGTGGTGATGCTCATCGACATCTCGGAGACGGGCGCCGTCACGAATGTCGAGATCACCCAGCCCGCGGGCCACGGCTTCGACGAGGCCGCGGTGGAGGCGGTGAAGCAATTCCAGTTCGAGCCCGCGGAGGTGGACAACGTCCCCGCGCCGGTGCGCATCCAGTACGCCTACCAGTTCATCTTCCGCGCGCCGGAGCCGCCGCCGGAGACCGCCGCGGACGGCGGCGTCGCGGAGCCGCAGGGCCCGGTGAACTTCAGCGGCAGGGCGCTGGAGCGCGGCACGCGCAAGCCGCTGGTGGGCGCGGAGGTGGTGCTCACGGAGCTGGACCGCTCCACCGTCACGGACGGGGAGGGGCGCTTCTCCTTCCGCGGCGTCCCGGTGGGCACGCACCCCGTGATTGTCGTCCTGGGCAACTACGACCGCTTCAAGACGCAGGAGACCATCGAGGAAGGCAAGCAGACGCAGGCGACGTACTACGTGCAGAAGCGCATCTTCAGCTCCTTCGAGACGGTCGTGCGCAGCAACCGCGAGCGCAAGGAGGTGACGCGCACCACCATCGAGGTGGCGGAGGTGCAGCGCATCCCGGGCACGCAGGGCGACACGCTGAAGGTGGTGCAGAACCTGCCGGGCGTGGCGCGGCCCGCGTTCAACGGCGGCGCGCTGGTCATCCGAGGCACCAGCCCGCAGGAGTCCGGCGTCTTCCTGGACGGCCTGCGCATCCCCCTGCTGTATCACTTCGGCGGGCTCACCTCCGTGTACAACTCGGAGCTGCTGGAGGCGGTGGACTACCTGCCCGGCAACTTCTCCTCGTACTACGGAGACATCACCGGCGGCGTCATCAACGTGCGCAGCCGCGAACCGCGCACGGACCGCATCCACGCCACGGTGGGCGTGAGCGTGATTGAGTCCAACGCGGTGGTGGAGGGCCCCATCACGGACACGCTCAGCTTCGCGGTGGGCGGCCGGCGTTCGTACATCGACCTGCTGTTGAAGCTGGTGCCCTTCGACGACAACAGCCTCCAGGTGGCGCCGCGCTACTACGACGCGCAGGCGAAGCTGGTGTGGAAGCCGAACAAGAAGAACACCTTCACGCTCCAGGGGCTCACGTCGCGCGACCGGCTGGCGCTGCTGTTGGACCAGCCCGCGGACGGCGACCCGTCCGTCAACGGCGGCCTGGATGTGACGACGGGCTTCAACCAGCTGCGCCTGCGGCACCAGTTCCGCGAGGGGAAGCTGACGCTCGACACGCACGCGCTCGTGGGCAACACGCTGCTGGACTTCCAGATTGGCGAGCGCGGCCTGCGCATCGCGTCCACGGACCTGTTCCTGCGGCCCACGGTCGAGTACGCCTTCGACGACGCGGTGACGGTGGCGGGCGGCCTGGACGTGGTGGCGAACCTGGCGAAGGTGCGGGCCAGCATCCAGCAGCCGCCGCGCGAGGGTGAGCCGCCCACGCCGCTGGTGACGGAGGACCTGGTCAACATCGACGGGAAGTTCACCCAGTACTACCCGTCCGCCTGGGCGGAGGTGCGGTGGCGGCCGGTGAAGGACCTGCTGGTGGTGCCGGGCGTGCGCACGGAGAGCTACATCTTCACGGAGCAGCAGCACGTGAAGCGCACGGTGAACCCGCGGCTCGCGGTGCGCTATGCGCTCACGGAGACGCTGACCCTGAAGGGCGGCGCGGGCGTCTATCACAGCCCTCCGGTGCAGGATGAGCCGTCGCCGGGGTTCGGCAACCCGGACCTGGGCGCGAAGCGCTCGCTCCAGTACAGCGTGGGCGCGGAGTGGCAGGCGCGGCCGGAGTGGTTCGTGGGCAGCGAGGTCTTCTACAACGACCTGGACGACCTCATCGTGCGCTCGGACGCGCGCATCGAGCGCAACGGCGAGTCGGTGCCGGAGCTGCTGAAGAACGGCGGCGTGGGGCGCATCTATGGCTTCGAGCTGCTGGTGCGCCGGGCGCTGACGGACCGGCTGTTCGGCTGGATCTCCTACACGCTCAGCCGCAGCGAGCGCCGCGACGCGCCGGGGGCGCGCTGGCGCCTGTTCGACAACGACCAGACGCACGTGCTGACGGCCATCGCCAGCTACAAGCTGCCCAAGGGCTGGGAGCTGGGGGCGCGCTTCCGCTTCGCGTCGGGCAACCCGACGACGCCGGTGCTGGGGTCGAAGCGCGACGACACGACGGATGTGTTCATCCCGTACTACGGGTTGATCAACTCGCAGCGGCTGCCGTCGTTCAACCAGCTGGACATCCGCGTGGACAAGACCCTGGTCTTCAACACGTGGAGCCTGGACCTCTATCTGGACCTGACGAACGCCTACAACAACCAGTCTGTCGAAGGCGTGGCCTACAACTACAATTACTCTCGGCGGGAGTTCTTCAAGGGACTGCCCATCCTGCCCGTGCTTGGCGCCAAGGGGAGCTTCTGA
- a CDS encoding Hsp70 family protein, with protein MRACGLDFGTSNTALALPDGTVLPLQPHSPEPRLFRSVLFFAEEERDIFAGADAIQRYLEDNNGRFIQSVKSFLHSSSFRATQVKGRTYTIEDLVAILLRRVREAAGAHLGEAPDAVVLGRPAVFTPDAEADALAEKRLRKAAELAGFTHVQFLIEPIAAALAYEARLTKDELVLVADFGAGTTDLTLMRLGPSRRGNLDRRPDVVGSTGVRIGGDRFDAEIMRHKLLPRFGAGSTYKVKGFSHKRLPIPQHVLAKLLNWHEMSFIREKSTQELLEVMLDTSDHPAEIEALYDLVMDNLGYRLFRAIEAAKVRLSSEDVATIDFDEARIHLHEPMTRAEFEAASRTLLDELSQCTEGLLAKHPEAKDIDAVFLTGGSSQIPAVRELYVKRFGEDRVRTADAFTSVAEGLGRASAWLGR; from the coding sequence ATGCGCGCCTGCGGACTCGACTTCGGAACCAGCAACACCGCCCTGGCCCTGCCGGATGGCACCGTGCTGCCGCTGCAGCCCCACAGCCCGGAGCCCCGGCTGTTCCGCTCCGTGCTCTTCTTCGCGGAGGAGGAGCGGGACATCTTCGCGGGCGCGGACGCCATCCAGCGCTACCTGGAGGACAACAACGGCCGGTTCATCCAGTCGGTGAAGTCCTTCCTGCACAGCTCGTCCTTCCGGGCGACGCAGGTGAAGGGGCGCACGTACACCATCGAGGACCTGGTGGCCATCCTGCTGCGCCGCGTGCGCGAGGCGGCGGGGGCCCACCTGGGCGAGGCGCCGGACGCGGTGGTGCTGGGCCGGCCGGCGGTCTTCACGCCGGACGCGGAGGCGGACGCCCTGGCGGAGAAGCGGCTGCGCAAGGCGGCGGAGCTGGCGGGCTTCACGCACGTGCAGTTCCTCATCGAGCCCATCGCGGCGGCGCTCGCGTACGAGGCGCGGCTGACGAAGGACGAGCTGGTGCTGGTGGCGGACTTCGGCGCCGGCACGACCGACCTGACGCTGATGCGGCTGGGGCCGTCGCGGCGGGGGAACCTGGACCGGCGGCCGGACGTGGTGGGCTCCACGGGCGTGCGCATCGGTGGTGACCGCTTCGACGCGGAGATCATGCGGCACAAGCTGCTGCCGCGCTTCGGCGCGGGCTCCACGTACAAGGTGAAGGGCTTCAGCCACAAGCGGCTGCCCATCCCGCAGCACGTGCTGGCGAAGCTGCTCAACTGGCACGAGATGTCCTTCATCCGGGAGAAGTCCACGCAGGAGCTGCTGGAGGTCATGCTCGACACGAGCGACCATCCGGCGGAGATCGAAGCGCTCTACGACCTGGTGATGGACAACCTGGGCTACCGGCTGTTCCGGGCCATCGAAGCGGCGAAGGTGCGCCTGTCCAGCGAGGACGTGGCGACCATCGACTTCGACGAGGCGCGCATCCACCTGCACGAGCCCATGACGCGCGCGGAGTTCGAGGCGGCGAGCCGCACGCTGCTGGACGAGCTATCACAGTGCACGGAGGGGCTGCTGGCGAAGCACCCGGAGGCGAAGGACATCGACGCGGTGTTCCTCACGGGCGGCTCGTCGCAGATTCCGGCGGTGCGGGAGCTGTACGTGAAGCGCTTCGGAGAGGACCGCGTGCGCACCGCGGACGCCTTCACCTCCGTGGCGGAGGGCCTGGGCCGCGCGTCCGCGTGGCTCGGGCGGTAG
- a CDS encoding RNA polymerase factor sigma-32, with product MQASNSFSSADSLSTYLSEINQYPLLNPQDEQSLSRAFRAGDLSAGHRLVTSNLRFVVKVAYEYRSYGLKMSDLIQEANIGLMKAVQKFDPEKGIRLISYAVWWIRAYIQNYVLRNWSLVKLGTTQAQRRLFFSLARTRRELEKLGAGEGHIVNAEEIARKLNVKPTEVREMEQRMGGRDLSLDAPVGEDGDATHLDFVESEAASHADEVADRQQAGLTRTLVQRALMRLDPRERFIIEQRVMSDSEMTLSELGEHFGFSRERARQLEIRAKDKLKAELANLMAEAGLDQAELAA from the coding sequence ATGCAGGCTTCCAACTCCTTCTCTTCCGCTGACTCGCTCTCCACGTACCTCTCGGAGATCAACCAGTACCCGCTGCTCAACCCGCAGGACGAGCAGTCGCTCTCCCGCGCGTTCCGCGCCGGTGACCTGTCCGCGGGCCACCGGCTGGTGACGAGCAACCTGCGCTTCGTGGTGAAGGTTGCGTACGAGTACCGCTCCTACGGCCTGAAGATGTCCGACCTCATCCAGGAGGCGAACATCGGCCTGATGAAGGCGGTGCAGAAGTTCGACCCGGAGAAGGGCATCCGCCTCATCTCCTACGCGGTGTGGTGGATCCGCGCGTACATCCAGAACTACGTGCTGCGCAACTGGAGCCTGGTGAAGCTGGGCACGACGCAGGCGCAGCGCCGGCTGTTCTTCAGCCTGGCGCGCACGCGGCGCGAGCTGGAGAAGCTGGGCGCGGGCGAGGGCCACATCGTCAACGCGGAGGAGATCGCCCGCAAGCTGAACGTGAAGCCCACCGAGGTGCGCGAGATGGAGCAGCGCATGGGCGGCCGCGACCTGTCGCTGGACGCGCCGGTGGGTGAGGACGGGGACGCCACGCACCTGGACTTCGTGGAGTCCGAGGCCGCTTCGCACGCGGACGAGGTCGCCGACCGGCAGCAGGCGGGCCTCACCCGCACGCTGGTGCAGCGCGCGCTGATGCGCCTGGATCCGCGCGAGCGCTTCATCATCGAGCAGCGCGTGATGAGCGACTCGGAGATGACCCTGAGCGAGCTGGGCGAGCACTTCGGCTTCTCCCGCGAGCGCGCCCGTCAGCTGGAGATCCGCGCCAAGGACAAGCTGAAGGCGGAGCTGGCGAACCTGATGGCCGAGGCGGGCCTGGACCAGGCCGAGCTGGCCGCGTAA
- a CDS encoding CHAD domain-containing protein: MPPPTPIRGLGPDSALGDAARRILAGRLADARHPEAQLDATTLDVDAVHDMRVATRRLRAALQVFRATGKLTRLEVDVKRLQDALGDVRDLHVQDAWLGAAAKGQKDAGKALLDLRRTQRSGLKEREKTLRAELGRWTERTVPRLLKKLDTLEDSHRFASKRARGHLRLRLRRVEKRLERYAEAPDAASAHALRRDLKKLRYELEIFQPAFRRTVGALLGVLVPLQDGLGELHDADVRLELFERAAAEAPTGQRKAARKLLPQAREERAERSAEIAREVQRWHAEAIPKRLRKALT, translated from the coding sequence ATGCCCCCTCCCACTCCCATCCGGGGCCTGGGCCCCGACTCCGCGCTGGGCGACGCCGCCCGCCGCATCCTCGCCGGCCGGCTCGCGGACGCGCGCCACCCCGAAGCCCAGTTGGACGCGACGACGCTGGACGTGGACGCCGTGCACGACATGCGCGTGGCCACCCGCCGCCTGCGCGCCGCGCTCCAGGTGTTCCGTGCCACCGGCAAGCTCACCCGGCTGGAGGTGGACGTGAAGCGCCTCCAGGACGCGCTGGGCGACGTGCGGGACCTGCACGTCCAGGATGCCTGGTTGGGCGCCGCGGCGAAGGGCCAGAAGGACGCGGGCAAGGCGCTCCTGGATTTGCGCAGGACCCAGCGCTCCGGGCTGAAGGAGAGGGAGAAGACGCTGCGCGCGGAGCTGGGGCGCTGGACGGAGCGCACCGTGCCGCGGCTGCTCAAGAAGCTGGACACCCTGGAGGACTCGCACCGCTTCGCCAGCAAGCGCGCGCGGGGCCACCTGCGCCTGCGCCTGCGCCGCGTGGAGAAGCGCCTGGAGCGCTACGCGGAGGCCCCCGACGCCGCGTCCGCGCACGCCCTGCGCCGGGACTTGAAGAAGCTGCGCTACGAGCTGGAGATCTTCCAGCCCGCCTTCCGCCGCACCGTGGGCGCGCTGCTGGGGGTGCTCGTGCCCCTGCAGGACGGGCTGGGCGAGCTGCACGACGCGGACGTGCGCCTGGAGCTGTTCGAGCGCGCCGCCGCCGAGGCCCCGACAGGCCAGCGCAAGGCCGCCCGCAAGCTGCTGCCCCAGGCCCGCGAGGAGCGCGCGGAGCGGTCCGCCGAAATCGCCCGCGAGGTGCAGCGCTGGCACGCGGAGGCCATCCCCAAGCGGCTGCGCAAGGCGTTGACCTGA
- a CDS encoding inorganic diphosphatase: MATDFTRLPLRGFQDALHVVVESPRGSTVKLKYDAKLQAFTLSRPLTRGFRYPFDWGFVPSTRGPDGDPLDALVYWDVHTWPGVVLPCRPLGVLQVDQKKRDAKNGERERNDRLLLVPVNANRSEDLQSYENLSQREREELEHFFLAVVHFADKDARILGWDGPDAAERMVRQYAVKED; the protein is encoded by the coding sequence ATGGCCACCGACTTCACCCGCCTGCCCCTGCGCGGCTTCCAGGATGCGCTGCACGTCGTCGTCGAGTCGCCCCGCGGTTCGACGGTGAAGCTCAAATACGACGCGAAGCTCCAGGCCTTCACGCTGTCCCGGCCCCTGACGCGCGGGTTCCGTTACCCGTTCGACTGGGGCTTCGTCCCCAGCACGCGGGGCCCGGATGGAGACCCGCTGGATGCGCTGGTGTACTGGGACGTACACACCTGGCCCGGCGTCGTGCTGCCCTGCCGGCCCCTGGGCGTACTCCAGGTGGACCAGAAGAAGCGGGACGCGAAGAACGGCGAGCGCGAGCGCAATGACCGCCTGCTGCTCGTCCCCGTGAACGCCAACCGCTCGGAGGACCTCCAGTCCTACGAGAACCTGTCCCAGCGAGAGCGCGAGGAGTTGGAGCACTTCTTCCTCGCGGTGGTGCACTTCGCGGACAAGGACGCGCGCATCCTCGGCTGGGACGGCCCCGACGCCGCCGAGCGCATGGTCCGCCAATACGCCGTCAAGGAGGACTGA
- a CDS encoding protein adenylyltransferase SelO, which produces MALLEQLVFDNTYARLPPGFAARVAPAPFPDAHLVSANPAALRLLGLDAGEAARPEFVRVFGGATPLPGMEPLAMVYAGHQFGVYVPRLGDGRALLLGEVRTPDGAKWDLHLKGGGPTPFSRGGDGRAVLRSTVREYLASEALHALGVPTTRALCVLGGRAPVYREDVETGAMLVRLAPSHVRFGTFEFFHHTDQPEHVAALAEHVIAGHFPHLVGQEGRYARFFAEVVERTARLVARWQAVGFAHGVMNTDNLSILGLTLDYGPYGFMDDFDPGFICNHSDPHGRYAFDQQPRVALWNLACLGEALLTLITEDEARALLGLFQPTFAAHFLARMREKLGLTEARQEDRPLVEDLFALLAGSHVDYPRFFRALNRFDSGPGAPNDALRDHFLPPEGFDAWAARYQDRLLSEGSVDADRHARMDRVNPKYVLRNWVAQQAIARAQEGDFAEVDRVLALVSAPFDEHPGMEAYAASPPTWGRHLVVSCSS; this is translated from the coding sequence ATGGCCCTGCTCGAACAACTCGTCTTCGACAACACCTACGCCCGCCTGCCCCCTGGGTTCGCCGCCCGGGTGGCGCCCGCGCCCTTCCCGGACGCGCACCTGGTGAGCGCGAACCCGGCGGCGCTGCGCCTGCTGGGGTTGGACGCGGGGGAGGCCGCGCGCCCGGAGTTCGTGCGCGTGTTCGGCGGGGCCACGCCCCTGCCCGGCATGGAGCCGTTGGCCATGGTCTACGCGGGGCACCAGTTCGGCGTGTACGTGCCACGCCTGGGGGACGGCCGCGCGCTGCTCCTGGGCGAGGTGCGCACCCCGGATGGCGCGAAGTGGGACCTGCACCTGAAGGGCGGCGGGCCCACGCCCTTCTCGCGCGGCGGTGACGGGCGGGCGGTGCTGCGCTCCACCGTGCGCGAGTACCTGGCGTCGGAGGCCCTGCACGCGCTGGGCGTCCCCACCACCCGGGCGCTGTGCGTGCTGGGCGGCCGCGCGCCGGTGTACCGCGAGGACGTGGAGACCGGCGCGATGCTGGTGCGGCTGGCGCCGTCGCACGTGCGCTTCGGCACCTTCGAGTTCTTCCACCACACCGACCAGCCCGAACACGTGGCCGCGCTCGCGGAGCACGTCATCGCCGGGCACTTCCCGCACCTGGTGGGACAGGAGGGCCGCTACGCGCGCTTCTTCGCGGAGGTGGTGGAGCGCACCGCGCGGCTCGTGGCGCGCTGGCAGGCGGTGGGCTTCGCGCATGGCGTGATGAACACCGACAACCTGTCCATCCTGGGGCTCACGCTGGACTACGGGCCCTACGGGTTCATGGACGACTTCGACCCCGGCTTCATCTGCAACCACTCCGACCCCCACGGCCGCTACGCGTTCGACCAGCAGCCGCGCGTCGCGCTGTGGAACCTGGCCTGCCTGGGCGAGGCGCTGCTCACGCTCATCACCGAGGACGAGGCCCGCGCCCTGCTGGGCCTCTTCCAGCCCACGTTCGCCGCGCACTTCCTCGCGCGCATGCGCGAGAAGCTGGGCCTGACGGAGGCGCGCCAGGAGGACCGTCCGCTCGTGGAGGACCTGTTCGCGCTGCTGGCCGGCTCCCACGTGGACTACCCGCGGTTCTTCCGCGCGCTGAACCGGTTCGACTCGGGGCCCGGCGCCCCCAACGACGCGCTCCGCGACCACTTCCTGCCTCCGGAGGGCTTCGATGCCTGGGCCGCGCGCTACCAGGACCGCCTCTTGTCCGAAGGCAGCGTGGACGCGGACCGCCACGCGCGCATGGACCGCGTCAACCCGAAGTACGTCCTGCGCAACTGGGTGGCGCAGCAGGCCATCGCCCGAGCCCAGGAGGGTGACTTCGCGGAGGTGGACCGCGTGCTCGCGCTGGTGTCCGCCCCGTTCGATGAACACCCCGGCATGGAGGCCTACGCCGCCTCGCCGCCGACATGGGGCCGGCACCTCGTGGTCAGTTGCAGTTCCTGA
- a CDS encoding glutathione S-transferase N-terminal domain-containing protein, with protein MIDLYTFKTPNGRKISIALEELGIPYKTHTVDISKGEQFKPDFLAINPNNKIPAIVDHDAPGGRPLALFESGAILLYLAEKTGALMPSDPRGRAEVTQWLMFQMAGVGPMMGQLNHFAVYANTKIPYAIDRYRNESKRILGVLDRQLASRDYLATTYSIADIATYPWLKVARDMLPDLLDGTHNLLQYLHRVGSRPAVQRGMQVP; from the coding sequence ATGATCGACCTGTACACGTTCAAGACCCCCAACGGCCGCAAGATCTCCATCGCCCTGGAGGAGCTGGGCATCCCGTACAAGACGCACACGGTGGACATCAGCAAGGGCGAGCAGTTCAAGCCGGACTTCCTGGCCATCAACCCCAACAACAAGATTCCGGCCATCGTGGACCACGACGCGCCGGGGGGCCGGCCGCTGGCGCTCTTCGAGTCCGGCGCCATCCTGCTGTACCTGGCGGAGAAGACGGGCGCGCTGATGCCCTCGGATCCGCGCGGCCGGGCGGAAGTGACGCAGTGGCTGATGTTCCAGATGGCCGGCGTGGGCCCCATGATGGGCCAGCTCAACCACTTCGCCGTCTACGCCAACACGAAGATTCCCTACGCCATCGACCGCTACCGCAACGAGAGCAAGCGCATCCTGGGCGTGCTGGACCGGCAGCTCGCGTCGCGCGACTACCTGGCCACCACCTACTCCATCGCGGACATCGCCACCTATCCCTGGCTGAAGGTCGCGCGCGACATGCTCCCCGACCTGCTGGACGGGACGCACAACCTGCTCCAGTACCTGCACCGCGTGGGCAGCCGTCCCGCCGTGCAGCGGGGCATGCAGGTCCCCTGA
- a CDS encoding SDR family oxidoreductase, with the protein MSTKLREDRLDGKVCLITGATGGIGQETAKALARGGATLVLSGRDEARTAATVAAVREAAPDARVESLLADLSSLASVRELAQAFRARHSRLDVLINNAGLIIDRRRVTVDGYEATFATNHLSHFLLTHLLRDLLVASGPARILNVSSQGHRLARADFLDDPQTEHHRYDGIRVYGNAKLSNILFTKGLAKRLQGTRVTANALHPGVVRTGFGHNSEGLFRHLVKLAAPFMLSSEQGARTSVYLASSPEVAGVSGEYFIKCRKVKPSSAARDEALAERLWQVSEQLTGVKA; encoded by the coding sequence ATGTCGACGAAGCTTCGGGAAGACCGTCTGGATGGCAAGGTGTGCCTCATCACCGGGGCCACCGGTGGCATTGGCCAGGAGACGGCGAAGGCGCTGGCGCGCGGGGGCGCCACGCTGGTCCTCTCCGGCAGGGATGAGGCCCGCACGGCGGCCACCGTCGCCGCCGTGCGCGAGGCCGCCCCTGACGCACGGGTGGAGTCGCTGCTCGCGGACCTGTCCTCGCTGGCGTCGGTGCGCGAGCTGGCCCAGGCGTTCCGCGCCCGCCACTCGCGGCTGGACGTGCTCATCAACAACGCGGGCCTCATCATCGACCGGCGGCGGGTGACGGTGGACGGCTACGAGGCCACGTTCGCCACGAACCACCTGTCGCACTTCCTGCTCACGCACCTGCTCCGCGACCTGCTGGTGGCCAGCGGCCCCGCGCGGATCCTCAACGTGTCGTCGCAGGGCCACCGGCTCGCGCGCGCGGACTTCCTGGACGACCCGCAGACGGAGCACCACCGGTACGACGGCATCCGCGTCTACGGCAACGCCAAGCTCTCCAACATCCTGTTCACGAAGGGGCTCGCGAAGCGGCTCCAGGGCACGCGGGTGACCGCGAACGCGCTGCACCCGGGGGTGGTCCGCACCGGCTTCGGGCACAACAGCGAGGGCCTCTTCCGGCACCTCGTGAAGCTGGCCGCGCCGTTCATGCTGTCCTCGGAGCAGGGCGCGCGGACCTCCGTCTATCTGGCGTCCTCGCCGGAGGTGGCGGGCGTCAGCGGGGAGTACTTCATCAAATGCCGCAAGGTGAAGCCGTCGTCCGCCGCCCGGGACGAGGCGCTCGCCGAGCGGCTCTGGCAGGTGAGCGAACAGCTCACCGGAGTGAAGGCATGA
- the dps gene encoding DNA starvation/stationary phase protection protein Dps has protein sequence MYSTSHVNLPQAAREELIDMLNTLLANAIDLHWQVKQAHWNIRGTHFYSRHLLFDEVAKHARKQADSYAERAGALGGYAQGTIRLASHNSQLPEYDLQAVDGESHIRALVERVGRYAASLRDGITRSDKLNDPVTADILTQTLGETEEDLWFLESHLNGDARTGATPTKGGGRRGRAEDIGHAAT, from the coding sequence ATGTACTCCACCAGCCACGTGAACCTTCCCCAGGCCGCGCGCGAAGAGCTCATCGACATGCTCAACACCTTGCTCGCGAACGCCATCGACCTGCACTGGCAGGTGAAGCAGGCGCACTGGAACATCCGGGGCACGCACTTCTACAGCCGCCACCTGCTCTTCGACGAAGTGGCCAAGCACGCGCGCAAGCAGGCGGACTCCTACGCCGAGCGCGCCGGCGCGCTGGGCGGCTATGCCCAGGGCACCATCCGCCTGGCCAGCCACAACAGCCAGCTGCCCGAGTACGACCTGCAGGCCGTGGACGGCGAATCGCACATCCGCGCGCTCGTCGAGCGCGTCGGCCGCTACGCCGCCAGCCTCCGCGACGGCATCACCCGGTCCGACAAGCTCAATGACCCCGTCACCGCGGACATCCTCACCCAGACCCTGGGCGAGACCGAGGAGGACCTCTGGTTCCTGGAGAGCCACCTCAACGGCGACGCGCGCACGGGCGCCACCCCCACCAAGGGCGGAGGCCGCCGGGGCCGCGCCGAGGACATCGGACACGCCGCGACCTGA